The Actinomycetota bacterium genome has a segment encoding these proteins:
- a CDS encoding PIN domain-containing protein, with amino-acid sequence MMPPIGVDTSVALALLVASHRQHAAASAWSQGREVALSGHAAAETFSVMTRLPGDARFKPEDAALLIRSRFAPCLVADNPTLTNLPDILAPLGIAGGAVYDALVGLAARDNGVQLATRDARALPTYERLGISVVVVE; translated from the coding sequence GTGATGCCGCCTATAGGGGTGGATACCAGTGTCGCTTTAGCCCTGCTGGTTGCGAGTCACCGGCAACATGCTGCCGCGAGCGCGTGGTCGCAAGGGCGCGAAGTGGCACTTAGTGGACACGCAGCCGCCGAGACCTTCTCGGTCATGACCCGGCTCCCGGGAGACGCCCGCTTCAAGCCGGAAGATGCGGCTCTGCTTATCCGTTCTCGCTTCGCCCCCTGCCTGGTGGCGGACAATCCAACCCTGACGAACCTTCCCGACATCCTCGCCCCGCTGGGGATTGCCGGGGGCGCCGTCTACGACGCACTGGTTGGTCTGGCTGCTCGGGATAACGGCGTGCAGCTGGCGACCCGTGACGCCCGGGCATTACCGACTTATGAGCGCTTGGGTATCAGCGTCGTTGTCGTCGAGTGA
- the dxr gene encoding 1-deoxy-D-xylulose-5-phosphate reductoisomerase has protein sequence MDLFDSPQSIRVAILGSTGSIGTQALEVVRAYPERFEVVALAAGSDTAALMAQAKEFDVKLLGIVNGPIDAPDDVTVFEGPDSAERVVQESDAHLVLNAVVGSAGLKATMATILAGKTLALANKESLVAGGELVMSKTFQGQLRPVDSEHSSLWQLLDELPPDRVRKVLLTGSGGPFRGRTTEDLREVTVANAINHPVWSMGPKISVDSSTLMNKGLEVIEAHYLFGLTYDEIQVVIHPQGMVHGMVETMDGSVFAHAAPPDMRLPIQLAMAYPGRLGAPSNRDGKPPGRIDWSTPQSMTFEAPDLETFRCLSLAYEAGRRGGTFPAVLNAANEAAVEAFIAERLDYLGIPSIVETVLERHEGCEPSLEAILEQDAWARSEAASLINSRSLV, from the coding sequence ATGGATCTTTTCGACAGCCCCCAAAGCATTCGCGTCGCCATCCTGGGATCGACCGGCTCAATAGGCACCCAGGCCCTCGAGGTTGTGCGTGCCTACCCGGAGCGGTTCGAGGTCGTGGCCCTGGCCGCCGGGTCGGACACCGCCGCCCTGATGGCCCAGGCCAAGGAGTTCGACGTCAAGCTGCTGGGCATAGTCAACGGCCCGATCGACGCCCCGGACGATGTCACGGTGTTCGAGGGCCCCGACTCTGCGGAGCGGGTCGTCCAGGAGTCCGATGCCCACCTGGTCCTGAACGCAGTGGTCGGATCGGCCGGCCTCAAGGCCACCATGGCCACGATCCTCGCCGGCAAGACCCTGGCGCTGGCCAACAAGGAGTCGCTCGTCGCAGGCGGCGAGCTGGTGATGAGCAAGACCTTCCAGGGCCAGCTCCGCCCGGTGGACAGCGAGCACTCGTCGCTCTGGCAGCTGCTCGACGAGCTCCCGCCCGACCGGGTGCGCAAGGTCCTGCTGACCGGCAGCGGGGGACCGTTCCGGGGCAGGACCACCGAGGACCTTCGTGAGGTGACGGTGGCGAACGCCATCAACCACCCGGTCTGGTCGATGGGGCCCAAGATCTCGGTCGACTCGTCGACGCTCATGAACAAAGGCCTGGAGGTCATCGAGGCCCACTACCTGTTCGGCCTCACCTACGACGAGATCCAGGTGGTGATCCACCCGCAGGGCATGGTGCACGGGATGGTCGAGACGATGGACGGGTCGGTTTTCGCCCACGCCGCGCCGCCAGACATGCGCCTGCCGATACAGCTGGCGATGGCTTACCCCGGCCGCCTCGGCGCTCCCTCTAACCGGGACGGCAAGCCCCCGGGCCGGATCGACTGGTCGACACCGCAGTCGATGACCTTCGAGGCGCCGGACCTGGAGACCTTCCGATGCCTGTCGCTCGCCTACGAGGCAGGCCGCAGGGGCGGCACGTTCCCGGCGGTGCTGAACGCAGCCAACGAGGCGGCCGTCGAGGCGTTTATTGCCGAGCGGCTGGACTACTTGGGCATTCCCTCAATTGTCGAAACCGTGCTGGAGCGCCACGAAGGCTGCGAGCCGTCGCTGGAGGCGATTCTCGAGCAGGACGCCTGGGCCCGCTCCGAGGCGGCATCCCTAATCAACTCAAGGAGCCTTGTTTGA
- a CDS encoding M50 family metallopeptidase, whose amino-acid sequence MNFAAGVFIFIFTLLFMVTFHEFGHYITARKFGIKVEEFFIGFGPRLFSRWRGETEFGVKAILLGGYVKIAGMNPFQEVPAEELPRTFGAKPAWQRAIVLVAGSTTHFILAIILFSVLIGITGVPELRTTVDEVAETVGDKPGPAQAAGLKAGDKILSIDGTRITNWDQVRPLIQPNSDRPLVFEVERDGEELELLVTPVEVEAATDPANPQETERVGQVGILPRVEVTKGGPLWALGQGVSTTGTAIKQSVIGTGQIFTSMDDIFRELGGTGEREISENQPVGLVGATRLAGQATQSGAIENLVSFLGFFIVFVGVINLAPIPPLDGGHLLVLALEKISRRTIDPKKVLPVAGLFLGFLAILTFALLFLDIARPVVNPFQ is encoded by the coding sequence TTGAACTTTGCCGCCGGCGTCTTCATCTTCATATTCACCCTGCTGTTCATGGTGACCTTCCACGAGTTCGGCCACTACATCACCGCCCGCAAGTTCGGGATCAAGGTCGAGGAGTTCTTCATAGGCTTCGGCCCCCGGCTGTTCTCCCGCTGGCGGGGAGAGACCGAGTTCGGCGTGAAGGCCATCCTCCTGGGCGGCTACGTAAAGATCGCAGGCATGAACCCGTTCCAGGAGGTTCCAGCCGAGGAGCTGCCCCGGACCTTCGGCGCCAAGCCGGCGTGGCAGCGGGCGATTGTGCTGGTTGCAGGTTCGACCACCCACTTCATCCTGGCGATCATCCTGTTCTCCGTCCTCATCGGCATCACCGGTGTGCCGGAGCTCCGGACGACCGTCGACGAGGTCGCCGAGACCGTCGGCGACAAGCCCGGCCCCGCTCAGGCGGCGGGCCTGAAGGCGGGCGACAAGATCCTGTCGATCGACGGAACCCGCATCACCAACTGGGACCAGGTTCGTCCGCTCATCCAGCCGAACAGCGACCGGCCGCTGGTCTTCGAGGTCGAGCGGGACGGGGAGGAGCTGGAGCTCCTGGTCACGCCGGTGGAGGTCGAGGCCGCCACCGACCCGGCCAACCCCCAGGAGACCGAACGGGTCGGCCAGGTCGGCATCCTGCCGCGGGTAGAGGTCACGAAGGGCGGCCCGCTCTGGGCCCTCGGCCAGGGCGTTTCGACCACCGGCACCGCAATCAAGCAAAGCGTGATCGGGACCGGGCAGATCTTCACGTCCATGGACGACATCTTCCGGGAGCTCGGCGGGACCGGTGAGCGTGAGATCAGCGAGAATCAGCCTGTCGGCCTCGTGGGCGCCACCCGGCTGGCCGGCCAGGCAACACAGTCCGGGGCCATCGAAAACCTGGTCTCCTTCCTCGGGTTCTTCATCGTGTTCGTCGGAGTCATCAACCTGGCGCCGATCCCTCCGCTGGACGGAGGCCACCTTCTGGTTCTCGCCCTGGAGAAGATCAGCCGCCGCACGATCGACCCGAAGAAGGTGCTTCCCGTTGCCGGGTTGTTCCTCGGGTTCCTGGCGATACTGACCTTCGCCCTGCTCTTCCTGGATATAGCCCGTCCGGTGGTCAACCCCTTCCAGTAG
- the proS gene encoding proline--tRNA ligase: MALPKQSEDFPAWYQQVVKGAELAENSLARGSMVIRPYGYAIWEAIQAGVDRRIKATGHSNVYFPLLIPQSLLDKEADHVEGFAPQVAVVTHGGGSKLEEPLIIRPTSETIIWSTYAKWIQSYRDLPLLYNQWANVVRWEMRTRLFLRTSEFLWQEGHTAHETAPEAIAEARMILTDVYRATVEEDFAIPVMMGRKSAAERFPGALETLAIEAMMRDGKALQAGTSHYLGQNFAKAYDVQFLGREGKQEYPFATSWGVSTRLVGGLIMAHGDDKGLRLPPKLAPFQVVIVPIFRDEQKSTVLEAVQRIRESLGDVRVKIDDREEYRPGYKFNEWELRGVPLRLEIGPRDLEAGQVMGYRRDTGEKSAIPLTSLPSAVPEILADIQRNLFRSALDFRTDHTFSPGSYDELVDLLKDASGFVQGGWCGNPDCETKVKDMTKATIRVLPLDPADQEGSCIVCGSPATELATWAQSY; this comes from the coding sequence ATGGCCCTACCGAAGCAGTCCGAAGACTTTCCCGCGTGGTACCAGCAAGTTGTCAAAGGCGCCGAGCTGGCCGAGAACTCGCTCGCCCGCGGGTCGATGGTCATCCGTCCCTACGGCTACGCAATCTGGGAGGCCATCCAGGCCGGCGTCGACCGCCGCATCAAGGCGACCGGCCACTCCAACGTCTACTTCCCGCTGCTGATCCCGCAGAGCCTGCTGGACAAGGAGGCCGACCACGTTGAGGGATTCGCCCCTCAGGTCGCAGTAGTCACCCACGGCGGGGGCTCCAAGCTCGAGGAACCGTTGATCATCCGGCCGACCTCCGAGACCATCATCTGGTCGACCTACGCCAAGTGGATCCAGAGCTACCGCGACCTGCCGCTGCTTTACAACCAGTGGGCGAACGTCGTGCGCTGGGAGATGCGCACGCGCCTGTTCCTGAGGACCTCCGAGTTCTTATGGCAGGAGGGGCACACCGCCCACGAAACTGCGCCCGAGGCCATCGCCGAAGCCCGCATGATCCTCACGGACGTCTACCGTGCAACTGTCGAGGAGGACTTCGCCATCCCGGTGATGATGGGCCGAAAGAGCGCCGCCGAGCGGTTCCCCGGCGCCCTCGAGACGTTGGCCATCGAGGCCATGATGCGGGACGGCAAGGCGCTGCAGGCCGGAACATCGCACTACCTCGGGCAGAACTTCGCCAAGGCTTACGACGTGCAGTTCCTCGGCCGCGAGGGAAAGCAGGAGTACCCGTTCGCCACCTCGTGGGGGGTGTCGACGCGTCTTGTCGGCGGGCTGATCATGGCCCACGGCGACGACAAGGGCCTTCGTCTCCCGCCCAAGCTGGCGCCCTTCCAGGTAGTGATCGTCCCGATCTTCCGGGACGAGCAGAAGAGCACCGTCCTGGAGGCGGTGCAGCGGATCAGAGAGTCGCTGGGCGACGTCCGGGTCAAGATCGACGACCGGGAGGAGTACCGGCCCGGCTACAAGTTCAACGAGTGGGAGCTGCGCGGCGTGCCTCTGCGGCTTGAGATCGGCCCGCGGGACCTCGAGGCGGGGCAGGTCATGGGCTACCGCCGGGACACCGGCGAGAAGTCGGCGATCCCGCTCACGTCACTCCCGTCGGCCGTTCCGGAGATTCTGGCCGACATCCAGCGCAACCTTTTCCGGTCGGCTCTCGACTTCCGAACCGACCACACCTTCTCGCCCGGCTCCTACGATGAGCTGGTCGACCTGCTGAAGGACGCGTCCGGTTTCGTCCAGGGGGGCTGGTGCGGCAACCCGGACTGTGAGACGAAGGTCAAGGACATGACAAAGGCCACCATCCGGGTGCTGCCGCTGGATCCGGCCGACCAGGAGGGCAGCTGCATCGTGTGCGGTTCCCCGGCCACCGAGCTGGCGACCTGGGCCCAGTCCTACTAA
- a CDS encoding PLD nuclease N-terminal domain-containing protein, whose translation MFYGLAFLFSLGLLVFCVLDCIATDSSLVRNLPKTLWIMLIIFLPTIGSVAWLLLGRPEKTRPYPGDSRTRANPPAARPKRPLGPDDDPRFLEMTRNLTPPKSPESAEPVKKVNPAPEATTKTPQPAGEHGVNELKAWEEDLRRREEELRRRLEGEGPAGD comes from the coding sequence GTGTTCTACGGACTGGCGTTTCTGTTTTCCCTGGGGCTGCTGGTCTTTTGCGTTCTCGACTGCATAGCCACCGACTCGTCTCTGGTCCGCAATCTGCCGAAGACGCTCTGGATCATGCTGATCATTTTCCTGCCGACCATAGGTTCGGTTGCGTGGCTGCTACTCGGCCGGCCTGAGAAGACCAGGCCCTACCCGGGTGACAGCCGGACTCGTGCCAATCCGCCCGCGGCCCGGCCGAAGCGCCCGCTGGGCCCGGACGACGATCCGAGATTCCTGGAGATGACTCGCAACCTCACCCCTCCGAAGTCGCCCGAGTCCGCCGAACCCGTGAAAAAGGTCAATCCGGCGCCGGAAGCGACCACCAAAACGCCGCAGCCGGCCGGTGAGCACGGCGTGAACGAGCTGAAAGCCTGGGAAGAAGATCTCCGCCGGCGCGAAGAAGAGCTCCGACGCAGGTTGGAGGGCGAAGGCCCCGCCGGAGACTGA
- a CDS encoding serine hydrolase domain-containing protein, with protein sequence MGGVEKQGPAVPGKKPASEILEGPDAKGRVWRIDGEPPKGSLKRFERGMKAFMSQNDFFGGTLAVVKDGRLVLARAYSLRHKSALLAEPIEVTSIFRIASMSKPITCVGIYRLLEANKLKLTDKIQDILQLEPPPDGSTIQQDNEPADPMTKGHYLHLVEVGHLMNHLGGWHPRGDGSVGEATFLKDVEIAQAFGHPLPVADPWEIARWGATQPMDFVPGKFVPGAADPDEWPYSNFGYLLLGLVLEKASGMPYETAVKKGIFDRINTSRPRLTQTLKENRNPGEVTYHLVPPDVGPSVMHEDGRDVPLQYGFENNRNFAGFGGWALAAVDHARFLAEIGKPENGLIDTPAEDLPVWAKETLTGGVTVFRHGGGIPGSQGDADCRSDGITFVAIFNCTLSGLGKPDNTFTFEGTTYDDHRPMWHDIANTIDPDDWPPQLDLFPRYFQRKVTLVPDPPRVVIPRLEQPRFAKIDFRENLGLKSPTRPRPN encoded by the coding sequence ATGGGCGGCGTGGAAAAGCAGGGCCCGGCGGTCCCCGGCAAGAAGCCGGCTTCCGAGATCCTGGAAGGCCCCGACGCCAAGGGCCGGGTGTGGCGCATCGACGGCGAACCCCCCAAGGGATCACTAAAACGCTTCGAACGCGGCATGAAGGCGTTCATGTCCCAAAACGACTTTTTCGGCGGAACGCTGGCGGTCGTGAAGGATGGGCGGCTGGTGCTGGCCCGTGCCTACTCGCTCAGGCATAAGTCGGCCCTCCTCGCCGAACCGATAGAGGTAACCAGCATCTTCCGGATCGCCAGCATGAGCAAACCCATCACCTGTGTGGGCATCTACCGCCTCCTCGAGGCCAACAAGCTGAAGCTAACCGACAAGATCCAGGACATCCTTCAGCTGGAGCCCCCGCCCGACGGGTCGACGATCCAGCAGGACAACGAACCGGCGGACCCCATGACCAAGGGCCACTACCTGCACCTGGTGGAGGTCGGCCACCTCATGAACCACCTGGGAGGGTGGCACCCTCGAGGCGACGGCTCGGTGGGCGAGGCGACGTTCCTCAAGGACGTCGAAATCGCCCAGGCGTTCGGACATCCCCTTCCGGTGGCGGACCCGTGGGAGATTGCCAGGTGGGGAGCAACCCAACCCATGGACTTCGTGCCGGGAAAGTTCGTCCCGGGCGCCGCCGATCCCGACGAATGGCCGTACAGCAACTTCGGCTATCTGTTGCTCGGACTGGTCCTGGAGAAGGCGAGCGGGATGCCCTACGAAACGGCCGTCAAGAAGGGCATCTTCGACCGAATCAACACGAGCCGTCCGCGTCTCACTCAGACACTCAAGGAGAATCGAAACCCGGGCGAGGTGACCTACCACCTGGTTCCGCCGGACGTGGGGCCGAGCGTGATGCACGAGGACGGCCGGGACGTGCCGCTCCAGTACGGGTTCGAGAACAACCGGAACTTCGCCGGATTCGGCGGGTGGGCGCTGGCCGCGGTCGACCACGCCAGGTTTCTGGCCGAGATCGGCAAGCCCGAAAACGGCCTGATCGACACTCCTGCCGAAGACCTCCCGGTGTGGGCCAAAGAAACACTCACCGGAGGTGTGACCGTCTTCCGGCACGGCGGAGGCATCCCCGGCTCGCAGGGCGACGCCGACTGCCGCTCCGACGGCATCACGTTCGTCGCGATCTTCAACTGCACGTTGAGCGGACTCGGCAAGCCCGACAACACTTTTACCTTCGAGGGAACGACGTACGACGACCACCGCCCGATGTGGCACGACATCGCCAACACCATCGACCCGGATGACTGGCCTCCACAGCTGGACCTGTTCCCCCGGTACTTTCAGCGCAAGGTGACCCTGGTGCCCGACCCGCCGCGGGTCGTGATCCCCCGGCTCGAGCAACCCCGCTTCGCCAAGATCGACTTCCGGGAGAACCTGGGGCTGAAGAGCCCCACACGACCGCGCCCCAACTGA